The Sardina pilchardus chromosome 24, fSarPil1.1, whole genome shotgun sequence nucleotide sequence TGACAGAATGTTCCGCATCAAGAGGGCCCTTGACCTCTCAATGAAACAGGCTGTTCTCCCCAAGGAGAATTGGACTAAATACGAAGAGGTAAGACCACTCACGTCAGGTTAAAAACATTGATGTTGAACTTATGCCATCTCAGGCCATGAATCTTCCAGGTTTTCATTTCAGTAAACATGAGTGTTGCAAGGATTATTTTGTGGTTCATACTATGTATGTGTGCCATATCAAATTGTGGCTATTTCTATTGTAACATCAAAATGAATAGCATTTGTATGAGATAACAGGTCCCCGTTCATTTTCCCCTCTATGGTATTTTTCTGTAACAtctttcttttcactttttcaatttttttgtgTATGAGAACGCATTCTTTGCCAAAAATAATGTCTTGTCAATCCAAAGTGCCGTGGTTCATATACACTGGACAGCCATTAGGACTAAACCAAGTAGAGAGTAGCATAAGGACGTGTTTTGTGCACTACCATTTAGAACATTTAAAAGTATGTGACTATTTagttttgtctgtttttctgtcttcatCAGCATGCCTTTaagttgtgtgtgcttgtatttgtGATTCTTACAGGACAAGCACTACCTAGAACCCTACCTGATCGAGGTGATtcgggagaggaaggagaaagaggagtggaGTAAGAAGTAAAGGGATTGTGGGGGTTGCACACCTGATTGTG carries:
- the LOC134072333 gene encoding cytochrome b-c1 complex subunit 7: MAARAPAATGRLLLGFRKWYYNACGFNKLGLMRDDTIHEDSDVKEALRRLPENEYNDRMFRIKRALDLSMKQAVLPKENWTKYEEDKHYLEPYLIEVIRERKEKEEWSKK